The following proteins come from a genomic window of Leguminivora glycinivorella isolate SPB_JAAS2020 chromosome 6, LegGlyc_1.1, whole genome shotgun sequence:
- the LOC125226937 gene encoding uncharacterized protein LOC125226937 → MGKRKRSRSRDDDYDSILKKVKKLEKRLQNCRRSYSRSPSIEQENIDVNIDGHQSEVQSPLRDMEFTEPDNKDIENEDCVNENNVDNAEQTTNVEPELDPNILSILGDDPQNQTTFGEKLHKDISTRWQHILLNGLQKEIKSELIKLYPVPENCRSFQPLNLIEGL, encoded by the exons ATGGGAAAAAGAAAAAGATCGCGTTCAAGGGACGACGATTACGACAGTATATTAAAGAAAGTTAAAAAACTGGAAAAACGGTTACAAAACTGTCGACGAAGTTATTCGCGCTCGCCGTCCATTGAACAGGAAAATATAGACGTGAATATAGACGGTCATCAATCGGAAGTGCAGTCGCCGTTGCGCGACATGGAATTTACTGAACCAG ATAATAAAGATATCGAAAATGAAGATTGtgtaaatgaaaacaatgtAGATAACGCCGAGCAGACTACGAACGTGGAACCTGAGTTGGACCCTAATATTTTAAGCATCTTAGGAGATGACCCCCAAAATCAGACCACTTTTGGCGAAAAATTACACAAGGATATTTCAACCAGATGGCAACATATTTTGTTGAACGGGCTACAAAaggaaataaaatctgaattgaTTAAATTATACCCTGTCCCCGAAAATTGTA GGTCGTTCCAGCCACTCAACCTCATCGAGGGGCTTTAA